The DNA window GGACGTGCGATATCTCCATGAAGTGATCGTCCACCACGTTGGCGAAGTGGTAAGTTGGATACTTGTCGGACTTGATGATTACCGGATCCCCTTCATTTTGCGCCACATCGTAACTCGTAGGCCCGTAAACAAGGTCGTCGAAGGAATTAATATTCCCGACGAGCTTGAACCTGATGCAGTAGGGCTCTtctcttctcaatttctctgcCAAATCCTCCTTGGCAAGGTGGCGACATTTATTGTCGTACCTTGGAATCTGTCTGAGCCTAAGCGCCTCACGTCTCAGAAGATCTAGCCTGCGATCAGTACAGAAACACCTGTAGGCGGATCCGTTTTTCAGAAGAGTCTCGACCTGCTCACTGGAACATAAGGAAAGTTTATAAAAGTAGTAGAAAcattgatgataataataagttGCATAAAGATATTGAAGTTAACAAGAAATGGTCACTAGAAAATATAATGATCTTTAATCCAAGGTTTGtgtaattgaaaagaattgcATACTCATTAAATGAGCAacaatatcattatttatgaagaaaaaatagagaaagtAAAGGAAATTGAAGATCTTCGGATTGCATTGCAGTCTAATCTTGAGTTTAAAAAACATATCACAAACATCATTACTACTGCAACGAAAAACTTAAACCTATTGAGATTTAAGTGTCATAAATTCAAAGATCTAGAATCCCATATGGTTATAAGGCTTAtctcattttgatttttacatACCATCAAGAAGATTTAGAAtcaacaaaataatatttaccaCATTGTTGAATTTAAGTAAAGCTGGAGAAAAGTTTAATATTTATAGAACGAGTGTTATAGCGAATCAAAACCTAGAAgtcattgatttattttcaacaagtatatcatcatttgaaaatgaaatgcaaaagtaaatatataaatattaatcaaaACAAGCTTGTTAAATTggctaattatttttcatactgtATATTGATATATGTCAGAATACTAATACGTATTatcaattataattcatattatatatttaattttttctaatcaatGCTTAGAATTTATATTCTTTTATCCCacgtaataattttgtaattatgTATTGGGTATAAATCCGTTATTGatcaaattaaatttaaaaaaataagctGTGTGCGATTTAATGCCATTTCTGACAGTCTCAGTTACTCGCTTGACTAGTGATCAGGCGTACTTGTACAGCTCGAGGCGCTTTGACTGGAGGTATGGCCCTTTTGGTCCGCCTCTCGTCGGATCCTCGTCAGGGATAATTCCTGCCCAGAGAAGATCATCCTGCAGTTTTTTGATTGCATCTGGAACCAATCTCGTTTGATCCGTATCTTCAATCCGCAGTATGAAACTGCCGTTGTTAGAACGGGCAAACAGGTAATTATATAGAGCTGTTCGCAGACCTCCGAGATGCAGGTGTCCTGTTTAACGATATAATATTGGGACTTTTCTATATTCTTTGTTTTACATTATTGCTAAAGCCATGGAATTgatatatttaatttgaaattaaatttattaattgtCAAACTGGTGTTTACAGCAACTGTGATACATACATGAATATAGTAATTTTAACTGaatcaaagtttcaaaaattctgtaaatcTTGCCAATAAgaatttttcggtttttttaaatcttattctcatttgtttttttacatgttttacaGAAGTACATGAATATCCTATTCGGCTGAAAACGGTAGCAAAATCTCTCATGTTCAgtgttttcttcaaaatttgaattccgtTGCATTGGTACGTCTTCTCGCCGTTTGTCTTTCAGTTTCCATGTGCCTGGTTCAATGTGCATAGTTCGTGATAGACGTAATCATTCAAAAACACAGGCGGCAACGTGCACCGCTCGGCTTAACTGCGCCATATTACGCACTTCTCGGTTTATCAGCCGCATGTTCAATTACTCACCGGTTGGACTAGGTGCAAATCGAACCCGAACCTGCTGCTTACTGTAGCATCGTTTCTGCGACGATGATATGTAACAATTTGTCAGAGGCCTCAATATGTTACGTTGCATATTAGTAAATCGTCAAGCCGTGAGATTCAAGTCTCTTATCTGCTTGCAACAAACcaaaagttgataaaaaaaataaataaaagactAAGAAACAACAATATGCATGTAAGAAGTAACAAATGCTGATCCAAACACTCTAACCaaggaaagagaaggagaagaacaatagaaattttaaaatctgatTGCCAGTGACGTTTATTCTTCTCCTTACAGCTAAATGCGAAACTATTCTCTTCCTCACTTTCCGGCAATAACCTACAAACGTCATTCGCGCGTGGATTTGTGACGTCACATGCCGCCTGAAGTTGGCGACAGGCCGCCGACGCAGCGCATTCGCAGACGTCGCTCGAGCTTCGGACCGTTCGAACCATTTGGAATTGTGTGAAGATCGGTCTCAGCGTCGGTCGCATGTTTCAAGAGTCTCTCGGTTTGTTTACCAACTACCAATTACGATTATGTCGGTTAGTACGTTCGTGTTCATATCACTGTAGTTTGTATTGATTGTGAGTGGCTAGACGATCGCTTACCGTCCGCCGCTGTGTTCACGTGGAGGAGTGATTGCTTTCGGGTAAGTGAATCTGTATCGGATCGTGTTTGAGTGTGTGAATTGTGTCAATGCTGAACGGTAAGTGTATAATACTATTGATGCACGACATGTCGTTTGTAAATCCGTTACCGATATGCTttcgttataaaaaattagttCCAAAAACTTAGTCAGACAGCGCGAGCGCAACGGCGGTTTCGTTTTGCCGCGCAAATGTCGCTGCTGCAGCGCTGCCTTCAAACTACTCACGGAATTCTGGGACGCCGGGGAGTTCGAACGAGCTTGGATCTCGTTCTGCATCACGAATTTGTGGAAATTTGTGCCGaatttaacgtttttttttttgagtgaaTTCAATCCGTGGAGTCTTATTTTCAGACTGCttgcgaaaaacgaaagattcttgtctttaaaatttgaaaatgggaCTTTACTTCGACGAATTTACCattgcgatttcgtagaatccgtgccatttatttatttctccaTCAAATAAAAGTACActggagtgtttttgttcagaattgtgtatagaatggggctgtCGAGCCTTTTTTTGCGTTTGTGATACGTtgacttcgatatttggagacACATAATATTCATAAACCTGAAGACTGATAACGCCTTCATTCGAcgcttattttcactcgtTGATGGTAATTTCTTTTAGttctgttatttatttgtcaCTAAAAATAAGCAAATTATATAAGACTCTCATTGCTAAACAATGACAACGCTGCTCTATGGTTGGATGAAGAAGATTTTGACACTTCCAATTTTTCCATCGCCTTACAAACAGATAACGAAGTCCGGGCTACGTTAGTAATATAAAGGAATGGTTTGAAGGTCCGTGGACACGggatgattaattttttttcggccaaaaacaatatttatttattgattattacCAGCTTCGATGCATTTCATTTCCACCTAAGAGATACAAAATATAACCTGAAAGAGAGAGGGACATACCACTCTGTGCTCGAAAGCCagatacaaaaataatatgaaaataaaccaAAACAACACAAAATTAAGTACTTATCTATTGTCTGCCCAGGCAGCACGAAATTTAGTCGTCCGAAGGATCTTTTATGCACCATTTTCTAACGCCTAAAAGATATCTCTATGTCCAAAAGATATCGTCATGCCTAAAAGATGTCCTTGAGGCTTTATAGACATCAGAAAATGGCGCATAAGACATCCTTTAGACGACTTTAAGTTTTGTGCTGTCTGGCTGagaatatacaaattttttactttattggaaaatattaaaaaataatgatcatATTAGGGTTGCTGTTTTAACAATGTTCGACATTAAAAATTGCCAAATGAGTGACGTCACAAAAGCGGGGGTAGACTCACACGAATGTAAATACTCGTGGCGGAGGGCGGAAACCATGAAATTTGTGTTACGTTATTTATGAATGACCCCTCGGGGCTACGTCGAATAAATATTGGTGTCCAATAAATCTCATATCCAATACAGCTTTCGTTTACTTTTGATATCCAATAACACTGGTGTCCAATCGGCTGGTATTCAAACGGAGTTCACTCGAGAAATGCGAGCGTGGACTCTCTAAGGCTTCTCTTTTCTCGTTCGTAAAACTGGATGAACAGAAAGATGAGAATCTAATTTAGGCCAGAATTCTCGACCCGATTCGacaaaaagtataaatataatggTATTTGTAAGCTCTGAATGTCGAAGCGCATACTATAGCATTCATACGGGTTGAGTAGGCGTCGTAATTGGCGAGTGGTATTCGAGGAACGGTTTCGAACTGCATGATTAACTAATTTCCCAACTCTACGTAGGTACACATACGCACCTTTTCGCTTCCAATCATCCAATTTATccgttcattcattcattcattcattccctCTGTTTGGAGTAGGAAAAGCATATTCGGTTGTGGGTCGGTCATTATctacacaaacacacacacgcacacacgtgTTATTCCTAGGCTGCAACACTCCCTGTCCTCGCATCGTTCAACGAGCTCTagtattatcatcatcattattattatcattgtcatGTACTCGCAATCGTATTTGTACAAATCTAGAATACAAATCGATTACGATCATTTATCCATGTCTTCTTGTATACACCCTAAATCATGCAGGTCCCTAAAACAACAGGGAAAACTTGGAAAACTCAGGAAATTTCTTACAACACGGAAAAGTCAGGggatttcgaaaataagactGGAATTTTGAATGTGTCgaagaaataaactcgttCTTATACAAATTACTATCgatatggagaaaaaaaattccatataattaaaattttgtgtCATCGCACCACCTCATACATTCCGTGTATATTACTTAATACCAaactttctttcgtttttttcttacgcaAAATCGgtgactgtttttttttttttttttttaattgatagTCAGATAGTAAGATATTTACTAGGTAACACTGAAGGTATTAGTATtaatgtgtgaaaaaattgtcattacTCAGGGTTATATTTCTTGAAATGTTACTGGAAAAATCCTATTTTCAGGTTACAGTAcctggaaaagtcagggaatttcagattcgagaaagcgtacgaaccctgaATAAGAAATTTCGATAGATCAAATACGATCGAAATCTCAAGTTTTTGcttatttcaaattctgaCAATGAACGAATATTGTATCAATCGAATATGTACCCTCAGGCTCATAATTTTGTACTTTTGAACAGCTGATCACGTTTCGGTTTCTCCGCAAAAGGCAGTTTATTATCAGAATTTCCAATCAAGCTTGATCTACCGAAATCCCAAGTACATcctaaatattataaaattgctcCCGTAGTGTCGGAATTCCTACAAATCGGCGTTAGAATAATCGTTTGCAGGAACGTTGACGCACGTCTCCTTGACGCTTTCGACGGTGAGCCCGTGTCTCGCCAAAAGATTTTGCACCCCGATCGCGAAGCTTTCCTGGAGTCTGTGTTCTCGGGACAATATGAAGGAAAATAGTTGACGGGTTTCCTCGGCTCCCGCGGGACTCGGCGTCGAGCAGAAAGTCAGCACCATCCGTGATCCCGTGGCCTTTATTACTTGGACCGACCCGGCGAATTGGACGTATTTATGGGTCAGCAGCGTgcctgaaaaaaatattgaaaatgaattaacGGACGTCGATGTCGAAGAAAGATGCCTGAAAACGCAAGAACAATCGAAACATCACCGTTTTGCGGCCCTTCCGAACGCCATAAGCCGGGATTCTTTCCTAGATCGGGTACGCTAAAGGAGTATTCAAGATCCCCAGCGTCTTCAACCCATAATAATCGGATGCGGATGCCGCTTGATTTATCTTCCGATTTGTTCCCCTTCGAATTTTGATTATCGTCCGGCCACAGCTCCACTACGGGACAAGTCTTTACCGTAGTCGTAACGTGTTGAGCGTCGTCTTTACGGCCATCGGGTGCAGGTGGTTCGATTTTATGCTTCACGACTTCGACCGCGTACCATTTTCCCATTATCTGTGGGTATACATAATGTGCAATTATTCACGAAACACGATAAGATGGAAGGGAATTGAATTATGGTATTCTATTTCAAtcgattacaatttttccaatgaCATTGCCAACAAACTGTGTATAATTTAGAAAGATTTTTCACCTGCTTCAAGTCCAGAGCCGGTTGTCGTTTGAGGACCGGACAGTACAACGTTCCATTGCCTGTATTGTCGTTTCCGATGATTGTTGAATTTTCCGTTTTCCCGTTGTCCGTGTAGCCTGATGAGCCGTTTATTAATCCAACGACCACGATTAGCAAAAACCACGGTAATGAACGATCGCTGTCGTTCTTCTTGTTATTTTGgcaattcatattttattcacaagTTATTTGAAACTCGATGATAATATGCGCCGTATATATCTTAACGTTTATTTCTGTGTAGCGAATGACAATGATGCGGCAGCGATAGAATGATGTTGTCGTTACGGTGTCCCGGACAGGTCTGGCCTTTTATTGTTGCTCGACTCCGAACCACTGTACTCTCATAAAGCACGATGAGTCTCGACACGATTTTTCTATTCGCAATTATATGCAAGATCGCTCTGGCTGCAGTTAACAAACTGTATTAGATTGGTCAACGTGAATCTACTCATGCTGTCAATTAATTATCCGAAGAATCAACACTCAAATATTATTCCCCGAAGAAGATTTCGTTTTTTAAGTTCTGCACGAACCatgttgtatgtatatatatcaggGTGCTCTTTCttggactattttttttttcggtcccatcgtgaaattttgttggaaatacaacaaaaaaaattccctgacagattgagcccttaatattaatattaagtgctcacccaaggcatgtaaagatttcccgcttaaaatacacgtaaactttaatttttttctttaaaacatctaCAGTTCAGAGGCATTTTATGGTATAGTCTAGGACATCAGTAGGTTTTCTTCAGAATGAAATGCTCTATAAAAGTGCTCATTGCGGTGAAGTCGTACGAACcacccaaacccaattttttcatgaaattcttgtttttttgcTCCTATCTCGTAAATGAcaagagctacaaaaaaaaatattaataataataaaaataattgaatttcctacaaatttattgaatattttttttttgtagctttttttgtagaaaaaaaaaatagtccaaaaaaaagcaccctaatatatatatgtgtgtgtgtgtgtgtgtgtgtattatacTTGATCATCGTCGTCGACGACTTGAGGATGACGACGAGGATCGTTTGTTTCACGCGGTGCGACTCGCGATGTGCTCGATGATAGCGAAGGAGGGATTCGTTCGGTAATAATTAAGGTTAATTCCGCAATTGACCCCCGTCGTCGCGGCTCGCTTTTCTCCCTCCCGCGTCTCTGTTCTCGGTACCAGTATTGCTGACGCATCTGCTGATCCTCGCcaattcttctctttctttcgcTACTTTTTTCTCGGATAATTCGGAATTATCAGcatattttcaagaattcGTGATCATCTCGTTATATTGAAACTCATTATTGTACAACGAGTACgaattttcttataaaaaaaaaaaaattaaaataacgaTATTTCAATAACGAACATGTTTAATGAATAAACACTCATACAAAAGTGAACAATTTTTCCTCCCTTATATATGctataaattattcatcaatatacatattacaataCAACGATAATGAATataagtaaaatatatacttttgAACGTTCAATCGTGTAACACAATATTAAAACTTAAATTGATATAACTACTATTTAATTACAACACATTCTTGCATAAATAACCACTTCTTCGTAAagatttcttttaaaaaaggaataaagGTAAATCCTTTATAGAATACATAAGATCAAACCGCGGGTGAttcgtattatttatatttgtataataggtatttgtataatatataaacaGCCATATGCTACAAATCGTAAGAATCACAATAAAACTATAATATGCAACAGTTAAAATTAGCAGCTTGTGCGATTGCCGTGTGAGAAACGGTGACTAGGATGGTGAAAACGGTCAATGCCGATAAAGTGTAAACGCTGAAACGGTGATCCCTGCTCCCCGAATTAGCGCAAGTCTGTTTAATCATTATGTTGTTCAATCCCTTATTTATCGAGAGTAGGATCTCGATATTACGTATCTCCTCTAGCGGCAGCTCGCGTCCACGGGACAATATCACCGTGTACAACTGATTGTCAGCAGTGGTCGAACAAAATGTTAGGGCGAGGTGCGACTCGGTCGCTTTCATCACTTGAACATCGCCGACGAATTGAACGTATCCTTTGGCCAGAAGCGTCCCTGCGTTACAATCGTAAATGAAAACTGTCAATTAAGCAGTTCAAGCATTACAGCCGCAGTGTGGTTTCGATTTCGAAAAGGTCTCGTATGAATCATCGAACATCATGACTCGACGGGAGTGCGTTATATACACGAGAATTGGAGTAAATTGTGTTAATTTTGGCAATGGCcgacatatttatatattgaCGAGAGCGAAACTGTTTGAAGAACGCATTAACGCACAACACCAAGGACGATGAGTTTTCTGATCCCGGCAACTCGGATACGataactgttgaaaaaaaatatcacggaAAACAGATGCGTACCGTTCTGTTCATCCTTTGATTTCCATTTTCCAGGCTTCACGTTCGAGGGTACATAAAACGAGTAGTCGAGATTCCCAGCGTCCTCGGTCCAGAGAAGCCTCAGGCTCCTGTGGGTCCAGCCGTCACCTGACCCGGTAACTCGGAGGTTTATCACGGGGCACGTCTTCACAAAAACCCGACCTGAAGTCATAGGGccgaatttttcgaatttgtgTTTCACCACCTCAACCGCGTACCATTGTCCCTCTATCTGTATCGATTGAATACCGTGAAATCATTATCACCGCTTAGTAATGTTTGCATCGGGCATCAATACTGCAGCGTATCATTCTATGACCCTTCGCACTAAGCTACAGAGGATGACCTTTGAGAGTTCGCTCTATCTTTCACAGAATTGTGATGTCAGAATAGAAGCAAGTCCATAGTTTGAACGGTTTGTCGGCTGGATAGTTGGGAAAAGCGgagaaatttcttgaaattgcatattatctGTATTTACCCCATCGAACAAAATCAACTCGACATTTGTACTGCCACGCAATTCTTTTTACGAGAATTATGAACGATGGGTCGACCGCTTTTCGGTTGTCTATAGTCTGGGCGGCTTGGCACGTGCTTCGGATCAGTATGGACGGTCGGTTAAGTCCATATTAGTTAGGACCTCACGACAGATTTCTTTTATCTTTAACAGCTTGTTCATTGGGTATTAAATACACATGTCATATAGACGTTTActtctatctctctcttcctctctcttccATCATTCAAcggatgaaaataaagaagtcCAAGAATATCAATCATGCAGAGCTCGGCTCGTGTCATCGGTactctatttttctctttcaacaAGTGCAAGTGTCGTTTAATATTACTAATtgaatatgtacatacgtatgcgGTATGTATCATGTCGCTGATCCTTATATAAcatatttaaagaaaacaagagagagaaagagagtgcGAACAAAAATACGCAAGATTATGTATCTGATTCGCCACAATAAGATATAAACATCCATTGTGCCTATTATTGTACCCGTTTATTCTACCTCGATTGGAATTCTACATATTGTTCACTTGCCAAGGCGGCCAAACCAGAGTTCATACTTCGATACGAGATACTTGGTTCACAAAAGCTGAACCTTAGCTCAGTTTACACTTAACATGAATATAATCTTGTTCAATTATTTACCTGGGTCCAATTGAGTGAATTTTGTGGATTAAAATCCGGACATTCAGCCATAACTGTTGTTGTATCTGTCGCTTGATCCGTGATTTTAGACGACGAATCGTGAATCGTTGCAATAACTGTTATCAGGATTATAATCGATACTCGGTGTGGAAATGACTTGCAATGCATCTTTGGTGACGGAAGATTGAAGGAAAAGTTAATGTGAATAAACGGACAAAAATTAAACGCTGCAAATCAACCTATTGTGCGAATTCCACGTTTCAAAACCACGCGCGGTATTTTCTAATTACTCTCCTCCAATATTCTTCTCTCCGTTTCTGGTATTCACCAAATATCATAATCCGCACTGTTACTGATAGAGACTGTTGTTAACGTTCCGAACACACAAAGTCATCTGACCCTGTCAACTGACTAGCCAACTAAATGCTACGGATGCAACGGAAGGAGATCTCTGCCCCTTCCAAACCTACGATGACCGCTCTTCTTCATCGCGATCATCCTCTCGTAGATATTAGAGCAGTGACGATGGGGCGGCGAGGCGACATTCCAGAAGCCGAAATTGTTTTATTCCACTTTAGCGCTACTTTTGAAACCCCGAAAAGTGTGCGACTGTGCCTGATCGGTTCATCTGCATCCCGACATAGGCTTCACAGTCTTCCGGAAAGTTCTTCCATTAATCGTAGAGCGAGATTGGTGCCGCCATTATGGAGTCACTCGCGAGTTTAACGTTACGATATAACGCCCGGGACCTTTGATAATAGGCTGCCGGGTTATCGCATCGCAAGAAAGAACGTTCATTCTCTTTTAACTACATTTTGAGAGTTTAATGTATGTACGTGCTATTCAGTCTCACTATCTAAAGCAATGAAATAGTGAATATCGGGAAATTATCATACGACGGTATATTTGAACACCCCATTTTCCGCCCATTCTCCGCTGCTCTCCCTCGCGATCGACGTTCCGAACTCTGACGGTAACTTATCGACTTTGTTTTATTCGCGAAATCCACGTCAGATGGAACCTCTTCTCTGCGTTGTCATTATAAAACTGATGGAGGAGAATGCACACGCagtttttatcattattcatCTTAGAAATGCATTgcaattgtataaaaaaaagaatatatatatatatatatatatatatatatatatatatatatatttaacaCCAATCCCCTACACTTGTTCAAAGCTTAATTCATCACTCCGGATacgtgtgaaaaatgaataaagcTTACCGCAGAGAGATATTTGCAAATTTGTGTGCTTCAAGGCAGATTGGATTGAAAGGTGTAGTAGGAGCAATGAGACACTTTCTTACATACGTACCTGTGTCGCATAATTTTTATAGCAAATGGAATTAGGCGGTGGTCCACGTATCTCGTGACCGACGTGCCGGTTAGAGGCCAAGTTTGCTTTCGGTTCGGTTCATCGGTGCGTGAGCACATCGTCAGATGCACATGGGTTGAATTCGGTGCTCGTTCCTCCCTGTACCTACGTGTTAAGGTGTCACCGGGATTCGAACAACGCGATCACGCCGCGCCTCGTTGAACTATTATACATGACAAGATATTTGACCGAGCTGTGCAATACGCTCTTCCTGACTTCTTGTTTTCGGAAGATTGGAAGAATTTTCTACAGGAGGTCAATTTTTGACTCCATTTCACTTCAACCCGATATAAGTATATAGTTGAACAGACATTGACGTGATTGATTACAGCACTTTTCGGGTTCTTGTGTATCTTTCAAGAAACATAATCGATTTATCAAAAAAGTTGGTTATTAGAAACTACGATAGATGTTTAATGGGTACATATGCTGGTAGTTACGCGGTGATGACGAATCAGTACCTCATGCCTgccaatatattttttgaaacgaatATTGCAATGCCCTGGAAATTGCAGGCACGATGTCTACTACACCGTTCATCGttagtaaaaaattcaagttacgagCGCTTCCAAcaaagtttcaagtttcaGAGTTCACGGCAAAACGCCGGATGTCGCGGGCATTAAAAATTTAGCATCATCATACACAAGAattaggtaggtaggtaggtgtGTATGTACATGAATTACGCGTTACGCGTGTAACGGTGTCGGTTCCTAAAAACGACAGCATGCGTGCACGAAGTCGTCTTCCTCTCTGCATTATAGCCAGAGAAAAGAGAGCAGGAGACAGAGAGAGACATTTAAATTCTTGTAATTACCGTTTAGACCGTATTAAAGACCCTCGACAAATCTACTGCACTTATCCACCACCGTAGTTCTACCGCCGATGTGTACATCGTACCTATACAGACACAATAATTGTCTCCGCCCATAGAGTTTATGTATCTCCATCTCCGTTTATCACGGTACATGAAGGCATAACCGCGCGGAAAAGCTTACccacgaggaggaggaccaggcGGATTACATTATCGTGACGCTTCTTCGCGTCTTTAACGGcttgtatatttattgtatacTTTATACCATAACTGAAGTGAGCCAATGACGTCATACCTTTATTGATTTTCCACCAAGCTGCAACATcgtatacacaatatatacataacttgtatattacattattatgtgtacatatattttactACTATGGCACCTATgtgcatgtatat is part of the Neodiprion virginianus isolate iyNeoVirg1 chromosome 5, iyNeoVirg1.1, whole genome shotgun sequence genome and encodes:
- the LOC124305402 gene encoding uncharacterized protein LOC124305402 — translated: MHCKSFPHRVSIIILITVIATIHDSSSKITDQATDTTTVMAECPDFNPQNSLNWTQIEGQWYAVEVVKHKFEKFGPMTSGRVFVKTCPVINLRVTGSGDGWTHRSLRLLWTEDAGNLDYSFYVPSNVKPGKWKSKDEQNGTLLAKGYVQFVGDVQVMKATESHLALTFCSTTADNQLYTVILSRGRELPLEEIRNIEILLSINKGLNNIMIKQTCANSGSRDHRFSVYTLSALTVFTILVTVSHTAIAQAANFNCCIL
- the LOC124305401 gene encoding uncharacterized protein LOC124305401, which produces MNCQNNKKNDSDRSLPWFLLIVVVGLINGSSGYTDNGKTENSTIIGNDNTGNGTLYCPVLKRQPALDLKQIMGKWYAVEVVKHKIEPPAPDGRKDDAQHVTTTVKTCPVVELWPDDNQNSKGNKSEDKSSGIRIRLLWVEDAGDLEYSFSVPDLGKNPGLWRSEGPQNGTLLTHKYVQFAGSVQVIKATGSRMVLTFCSTPSPAGAEETRQLFSFILSREHRLQESFAIGVQNLLARHGLTVESVKETCVNVPANDYSNADL